In Vigna angularis cultivar LongXiaoDou No.4 chromosome 8, ASM1680809v1, whole genome shotgun sequence, one DNA window encodes the following:
- the LOC108345079 gene encoding uncharacterized oxidoreductase At4g09670, giving the protein MAETPKIRFGFIGCAGIGRRVSRAVALAPNAVLHAVGSRSIDKARAFAAANGFPAAAKVYGSYEAVLDDPEVDVVYLPLPTSLHVCWAVLAASKKKHVLLEKPVALNVAEFDEIIAACESNGVQLMDGTMWMHHPRTSNMKEFLSDVNRFGQLRSIHSNFTFRASADFLENDIRVKPDLDALGALGDAGWYCLRAILWAANYELPKTVIASRNPEHNQVGVILACGATLYWEDGKAATFYCSFLSYMSTDITALGTKGTLHVHDFVLPYEENEASFYVATEPGVDEAVTKWVPQPIKHIIETDIPQEALMVNELARLVADIKFKKAKPEKKWPTISRKTQLIVDAVKASIDRGFEPVQIQE; this is encoded by the exons ATGGCGGAAACCCCCAAAATCCGTTTCGGCTTCATCGGCTGCGCCGGAATTGGGCGCAGGGTCTCCCGCGCCGTCGCGCTCGCACCCAACGCTGTCCTGCACGCCGTCGGAAGCCGCTCCATCGACAAGGCCCGCGCCTTCGCCGCCGCCAACGGCTTCCCCGCTGCCGCCAAGGTGTACGGTTCATATGAGGCCGTCCTCGATGATCCCGAGGTCGACGTCGTCTACCTGCCGCTCCCCACCAGCCTGCACGTGTGCTGGGCCGTGCTCGCCGCCAGCAAGAAGAAGCACGTGCTGCTTGAGAAGCCAGTTGCTCTTAATGTTGCTGAGTTTGACGAGATCATCGCCGCGTGCGAATCCAATGGAGTGCAGCTCATGGACGGTACCATGTGGATGCACCACCCTCGCACCTCGAACATGAAGGAGTTTCTCTCCGACGTAAACCGTTTTGGCCAGCTCAGATCG ATTCACTCCAATTTTACGTTTAGGGCTAGTGCCGATTTTCTTGAGAATGACATTCGTGTGAAGCCAGATCTTGATGCTCTTGGTGCTCTTGGCGATGCAGGTTGGTACTGTCTTAGGGCAATACTGTGGGCTGCCAACTATGAACTACCAAAAACTGTAATCGCCTCGCGCAACCCTGAGCATAATCAAGTTGGGGTGATATTGGCTTGTGGGGCTACTTTGTACTGGGAAGATGGAAAAGCAGCAACCTTTTATTGCTCCTTCTTGTCCTACATGTCAACGGATATAACTGCTCTAGGGACAAAAGGAACGTTACATGTTCATGACTTCGTTCTCCCatatgaagaaaatgaagcatCATTTTATGTAGCTACAGAACCAGGTGTTGATGAAGCTGTTACAAAGTGGGTTCCACAGCCAATCAAGCATATAATAGAAACTGACATACCTCAGGAGGCTCTTATGGTAAATGAGCTTGCCCGTTTGGTGGCAGATATCAAATTCAAGAAAGCAAAACCCGAGAAGAAGTGGCCAACAATTAGTAGGAAAACTCAACTCATAGTGGATGCTGTGAAGGCTTCAATTGATAGGGGTTTTGAGCCTGTCCAGATTCAGGAGTGA
- the LOC108346048 gene encoding uncharacterized oxidoreductase At4g09670 has product MAETPKIRFGFIGCAGIGRRVSRAVALAPNAVLHAVGSRSIDKARAFAAANGFPAAAKVYGSYEAVLDDPEVDAVYLPLPTSLHVRWAVLAASKKKHVLLEKPVALNVAEFDEIIAACESNGVQLMDGTMWMHHPRTSNMKEFLSDVNRFGQLRSIHSNFTFRASADFLENDIRVKPDLDALGALGDAGWYCLRAILWAANYELPKTVIASRNPERNQVGVILACGATLYWEDGKAATFYCSFLSNTSTDITALGTKGTLHVHDFVLPYEENEASFYAATESGVDEAVTKWVPQPSKHIIETDIPQEALMVNELARLVADIKFKKAKPEKKWPTISRKTQLVVDAVKASIDRGFEPVQIQE; this is encoded by the exons ATGGCGGAAACCCCCAAAATCCGTTTCGGCTTCATCGGCTGCGCCGGAATTGGGCGCAGGGTCTCCCGTGCCGTCGCGCTCGCACCCAACGCCGTCCTGCACGCCGTCGGAAGCCGCTCCATCGACAAGGCCCGCGCCTTCGCCGCCGCCAACGGCTTTCCCGCCGCCGCCAAGGTGTACGGCTCCTATGAGGCCGTCCTCGACGATCCCGAGGTCGACGCCGTCTACCTGCCGCTCCCCACCAGCCTGCACGTGCGCTGGGCCGTGCTCGCCGCCAGCAAGAAGAAGCACGTGCTGCTTGAGAAGCCAGTTGCTCTTAATGTTGCTGAGTTTGACGAGATCATCGCGGCCTGCGAATCCAATGGAGTGCAGCTCATGGACGGTACCATGTGGATGCACCACCCCCGCACCTCGAACATGAAGGAGTTTCTCTCCGACGTAAACCGTTTTGGCCAGCTCAGATCG ATTCACTCCAATTTTACGTTTAGGGCTAGTGCCGATTTTCTTGAGAATGACATTCGTGTGAAGCCAGATCTTGATGCTCTTGGTGCTCTTGGCGATGCAGGTTGGTACTGTCTTAGGGCAATACTGTGGGCTGCCAACTATGAACTACCAAAAACTGTTATCGCCTCGCGCAACCCTGAGCGTAATCAAGTTGGGGTGATATTGGCTTGTGGGGCTACTTTGTACTGGGAAGATGGAAAAGCAGCAACCTTCTATTGCTCCTTCTTGTCCAACACGTCAACGGATATAACTGCTCTAGGGACAAAAGGAACCCTACATGTTCATGACTTCGTTCTCCCatatgaagaaaatgaagcatCATTTTATGCAGCTACAGAATCAGGTGTTGATGAAGCTGTTACAAAGTGGGTTCCACAGCCAAGCAAGCATATAATAGAAACTGACATACCTCAGGAGGCTCTTATGGTAAATGAGCTTGCCCGTTTGGTGGCAGATATCAAATTCAAGAAAGCAAAACCCGAGAAGAAGTGGCCAACAATTAGTAGGAAAACTCAACTCGTAGTGGATGCTGTGAAGGCTTCAATTGATAGGGGTTTTGAGCCTGTCCAGATTCAGGAGTGA